The following is a genomic window from Nymphaea colorata isolate Beijing-Zhang1983 chromosome 3, ASM883128v2, whole genome shotgun sequence.
ATGAGAGTTTCCTGACGGCCTTTCTACACCGTGGGTAAAATCTTTTTTTCAGACAGCTCTTGGACTTCATCAATGAAATTGCTTTTTACTGATGGTTTTATATCTTACCGTCAGTAAAGTTCTGTCTTTTTGTAGTGTATAGATATGAAATATAGTGTCTCTTTATTCTATGGGACCAACATAAAAAGGGACTTCAGGTTAGTCATCAAACACACATCCAAATGGGAAGTAGAAACTTTTTTCCAATTCCTTTTTTCTAGGAAACTTATTTCCAGCAAAATGTCTCCAATTCTTGATTTCCATTGCATCAAACGCCCCCGGAATGCCTTCGACCATATGAACTTTGTACAATCTCCAAATTTATGCAATTTGTAATAAAATAGTTAAGCGAATCAAGCCCACATATCAGAGTCACAGTTTCAAATCACAGACAGTAAGGAGACATATCCACTGTTAGTCGACCATATATAATTTACGAGTAGTGTAgataaaatccaaaatcatgGTCCCATAAATGGTGAGCGAACTAGGACATCAGTATATCCTATATATTATTCGGATTGGATATCCGATTGAATTGCTTCAAAAACATcagatattgaaaaaaacaatgaacTTCTGACtgagaaattggatcagatttgaatttaagaaagtTTGGatttgtattcaaatttaaatgagAGTGTGTTTGCTAgccttggatctcaaatcttaggCTGACCTGAAGTCCCTTTTTATGTTGGTCCCATAGAATAAAGAGACACTATATTTCATATCTATACACTACAAAAAGACAGAACTTTACCGACGGTAAGATATAAAACCATCAGTAAAAAGCAGTTTCATTGATGAAATCTAAGAGCTGTCTGAAAAAAAGATTTTACCCATGGTGTAGAAAGGCTGTTAGGAAACTCTCATATTTACGATGTACATCAGATATATGAAAATGAGGATTTCCGATTCTCTATGCGGCCAAAACCTCACTTTGAGGTCTGCTACCTCATTCCTCATGTCTTAGATCTTCAGGAATCTCAAATCACCTTGGAACTTCAATATAAACAAGCACCCTTTAGAGGTAGTTTGACAGCAAAAACACCTTATAACTGTTACATAAATCTACCCTAAATATGAAGCAAGTTCATGGAACAATAGTTTTAGTGTCCAATGAACCTACTCCAAGTTTTTGGGCAAATTCATGGGACAGTCACGAAGTGTCTTTGCTGCCAAATAGGCTAGGTTGCACAccagccgagttgagctcgagcttgactcggctgaAAGaaacaaactcgaactcgactcgtttaacccatttaactcgtttacaCGTTAACTCGTTTGtcgttaactcatgtaagcattaactcgtgtaTGCATTAACCATGTAACTCGCTTTAACTCATGTAAACATTTAATTCGTgcaacttgtgaaaattttttttaccctaaaagttaaaCCGGTGAATCGGTTTTGGCAGTATTATATAGAATACTAGTTTGCAAGTcagagtcgagtataaacgagtcgagttcctgaaacttgaacttgactcgtttatcatttcgagtatctttataagctcaaactcgactcgtttatataTGAGTCGAGCATGAATCGAGTTTTTTTaagcaagttcgagtcgagcccgtgTCGGatcggctcgttgtgcagccctacaaaTAGCctcataaatatccgatcaggtTTTAACTTGAATTCTGATctagatttagttttaaacaaatatcatgtatctaacaTCCATCCACTACTGCTCTTCAGATActatttaaaagtcagattcatcagattcaaatgtaaatttaaaaatcagatttggattgtgaattcgaattcagatatcgtataggtttttcTTTATTcgcatttgaatccaaatatgtgaatatttgataAAGTCAATATGGTAAAAAGTACATCCGCTTGGGACTCAACCCGTGGATGTTCCTATGTAAAAATAACTGTTTTGCCCTCTCTCAGCTGTATTTTTACTCATGAAAATTCGTTAGATATGAAAAGCCAAGCATGCTTCTTAGAGATGAACACTGTTTTAGATTTCAAAGTACTTGGGACTAATTTCTTGTGGAGTTAAGTGGGGAAGATGCCCTTGGATTAGAATGGAGGAGAGGAACCCATGTCATAATCCAAACTGTCctcaaattattaaaatatcttttttacAATCTAAGATATGagcttaagagtgatttgatgagaagtATATACTAAGCTAGTcgttttcttacttaaaaagaaatattttttttattagtaaaaAATTGGATGGCTCAtatgacatcaaaattttgatagtataaacatcaaatatttttacaaaaatgaatgGAACTAAAGTATGAGTTATATTAAATCagtatttataaacacattaggaggttcacatttcgtttaaaacatttttaacatgagtTTAAGATGCCAGGTTTTTATCCATTATCCAAATGGTCTGCTATCTACCAACTTATTGATACAGTCCCAAGATATTTTCTAATGCGGATTTGGTGAAAGCGACCTGGGCAAGTGCAAACACGATTGATAAGGAACTCTGTGCCGTTCATCCTCTTTAATATGAACTCTCTAGAtgggaaaggaagaagatatgATAAAATATGGGGAAGGGGACAATTTTCTATACTGATGTAAAGAGTTTATGAATGAGATATTGTTAGGTACatattcaaagaaaataattttttagataaataatTTCGGACTAACTCAAAGGACCTAGACTTAGTGAAGAGCGCTTTTAACTGTTGGGTATTGCATATCCCAGGGAGGAGGAACCCGTGCGTTAgggcctgtttggatggagggaaaagaaaagaaaaggaagaaaatatagTCCATCTTGTGTTTGGttggttataaaaaaaaaagaatgaaataaaaataagaaaacatgtttgattgcaaaagaaaggaaagaagagtagagaaaataaaaagataactCAATGTAAATTGAATCTCTCCAAAACTAGAGGAATAAATaaggatgaaaaggaaaagagttcttatttcttttctataCAAACAAACCttataattatctttttcattccCTTTCTTTTACTCTCGTTTCCCTCCTCATTTCCTTTGGGTTTGGGTTTCCTTTGCTTCCTGTATTTGTAAATTAAACTTTGTAAAAATACTTTATGGCTTGAAATTGATTGAAGAAAGGATTCATTCATGGCTATGGCTTTTGCATGAGTAATCTATTTTTACCTACCACACCAATTGGGCTTTACATGAGACTGACACATATGTGCTTGGCTCAAACTTGCTCggctcgagttcgagtcgagttgtACAAGATCAGCTATGTGTCagggctcgaactcgactcgtttaagcaaGTTTACCAACTCTCTGCTTGACATGATCCCTTTCCTCATTTTAAGTTTgttaattaccaaaaaaaaaaaagacaacttaGATTAAACAAACTTACTTGAGTTTGATTAAGTTGCATTTATGTaactcgaacttggctcatTTAGAAGCTTGAGTTTTCAATTAAGCGCGAGCTTTAACTGAGTGAGCTCGAGTTGGGTCGACTCATGGTATAGACATACatacaaaaaaatcaacttgTTAACTActtattatatatgcatatatgtcgAGAATATTATCCTCACTGGTACGatcttcttcatgaaaaatttattaatCGCATGGCTTTATTAATTTTTAGGAATTAAAGTCCAATTCTGTTCTTTTAGCAATTCTTTTGCTCGATAAAATATGACAAGGACATTGTCGAAAGCGGCCGCATGATTAACTGTAAGCCTTCCATCGTTcccatgaaattaaaaaatattgccagcagaagaaaagaaagacatttcAAGAACTTACTTTTAATATTCGGCTTCTTGAAGCATCTAACACTTACCATTGATAGAAATTTCATTTCTCATCAATTATGTTAGTTAATTTATTCATACGTTCTTAGGAAAAGACATTTTATGTGATAAAAACTTAATTTGATACTTTCTTTAAATGTTTATTTACGAGCTACCACTTTTGATAGAACTATACTTGATTTAACAAGTGATGAATTTCACATAGTAATACcaaagaacatattttttagATACCGTTTTAAACTGGATTGAGCATTTGCATGGTCAACTAAATAAACTCATAAGATCTGTCTGCTGTTTgaaacattattatttttacGCTTTCAAATAGACATGAGAAGGATATTTATTCTTTGAATATACTTAGAGCTATTTATCGAGGCTTATTTTTGAATTCGTACTTTATATTTATAGTCATTCACAAAGTTTtagtatttttcaaaaaattaataaaaatgcaaaaataaaattggatCGGGTCGGATCAAGTAGGACCGGTCCTTTGCTCATCCTTCCCCaagcttcttcttctctctccctcccactttCTCCCTCAAAACTATCCCCTTCTCTTCCCTCCTCCACCCTTCCTTCCTCTACCCAATCTTCTTTCCACTCCGCCACCGACCACCACCTCGCCGCCATGTCGGCCACTTCCGTCTTCCAGTCTCTCTCCGTCGTCGACGCCTCCCTTACATCTCTCCCTACCATCTTTACTGCCAAGAAACTCGGCCACCCACTTCGCCCTTTGGCCTCCTCCCTCCGCTTCACCTCCCTCAATCTCCACATCCCTTCCCTCTGCCTCAAGAGGAAGAATTATGGAGTCGGGTTTGTCGCTAGGATCTCCGACTGGGCTCAGGAGCAGGAGGCAGCCCAGGGTGAGGAGGGAGAGTTCCAGTGGGGAGAGGGAGGAATGGAGACACAGGCGAGGGTGTCGGATTGGGAGGGCGAGAGCGGAGAAGAGGGCGGAGATTTCGAAGGAGAGGAGGCTGGTGAATCGGGTGAGGAGGGTGGGTACGACGAGGAGCAGTACCAGGAGCCTCCAGAAGAGGCGAAACTCTTCGTAGGGAACCTGCCTTATGATGTAGACAGCGAGAGGCTAGCTCAGGTGTTCGAGAAGGCTGGGATTGTGGAAGTTGCAGAAGTGAGTGGTGAATGCTTGACTTCCTTTGTATATTATGGCGTACTTTGTGGTTACTGTTGTCTTGTGCTAAATATGGGAACAGAGATATGGAAAAAATGTTCTgttggttttttccttttaaagatTTTTTGGCTCTTACGTACCGAAATGTTGCGCTTATTGTCATCTTTTGCTGCATTCTGTAGGTAATTTACAACAGACAGACAGATCAGAGTCGCGGTTTTGGGTTCGTTACGATGAGTActgttgaagaagccgagaaaGCGGTGGAAATGTTTCACCGTTATGTAAGTCTACTGCTCGTTCCCACTTGTAACTACAGTTATATGATTTTTAGTTTGTCGCTAAAAGCTTGTTTCCTATGGTTTTTGAGGTAATGTCATGCATAATTGAATGCCTTTCATGGAGCGGAAATTCTACTGCGTGTTCTGTTCTACACTTCTACTATACCTATTTTACTCGTATGCAAGTTTAGTCGAGATTTATGCATGTTTTTCTGTAATATTCAAGTTCGCAGTTAGATGTTTTTGGTTCAATAGCTTAAGAAACGTAATATTCTACCCTCGCAGTTAGGTTTTTTGGTTCAATACAATAAGACATGCTTTATAGTAGTtatctttttacttttcctGGTTTTCTGAATGAACATGCAGGCACTTATTG
Proteins encoded in this region:
- the LOC116250161 gene encoding 28 kDa ribonucleoprotein, chloroplastic-like; this encodes MSATSVFQSLSVVDASLTSLPTIFTAKKLGHPLRPLASSLRFTSLNLHIPSLCLKRKNYGVGFVARISDWAQEQEAAQGEEGEFQWGEGGMETQARVSDWEGESGEEGGDFEGEEAGESGEEGGYDEEQYQEPPEEAKLFVGNLPYDVDSERLAQVFEKAGIVEVAEVIYNRQTDQSRGFGFVTMSTVEEAEKAVEMFHRYDLNGRFLTVNKASLKGSKVERAPRQFEPSSRIYVGNLPWQVDDARLEQVFSEHGKVVDARVICDRESGRSRGFGFVTMSSKSELDDAVAALDGQIVDGRALRVNVAEERPRRSSF